A region of Numenius arquata chromosome 25, bNumArq3.hap1.1, whole genome shotgun sequence DNA encodes the following proteins:
- the MAU2 gene encoding MAU2 chromatid cohesion factor homolog: MAAVAAGASGSAAGAAPQQQPPPQQQSQPAAGGAAGSGEAGGGGGGGGAGGGGGGGGGGGAGPAPGTGSGGGAAGGESWYLALLGLAEHFRTSSPPKVRLCVHCLQAVLPRKPPARMEARTHLQLGSVLYHHTRNGDQARGHLEKAWLISQQIPQFEDVKFEAASLLSELYCQENSVDTAKPLLRKAIQISQQTPYWHCRLLFQLAQLHTLEKDLVSACDLLGVGAEYARVVGSEYTRALFLLSKGMLLLMERKLQEVHPLLTLCGQIVENWQGNPIQKESLRVFFLVLQVTHYLDAGQVKSVKPCLKQLQQCIQTISTLHDDEILPSNPADLFHWLPKEHMCVLVYLVTVMHSMQAGYLEKAQKYTDKALMQLEKLKMLDCSPILSSFQVILLEHIIMCRLVTGHKATALQEISQVCQLCQQSPRLFSNHAAQLHTLLGLYCISVNCMDNAEAQFTTALRLTTHQELWAFIVTNLASVYIREGNRHQELYSLLERINPDHNFPVSSHCLRAAAFYIRGLFSFFQGRYNEAKRFLRETLKMSNAEDLNRLTACSLVLLGHIFYVLGNHRESNNMVVPAMQLASKIPDMSVQLWSSALLRDLNKACGNAMDAHEAAQMHQNFSQQLLQDHIEACSLPEHNLITWTDGPPPVQFQAQNGPTTSLASLL; the protein is encoded by the exons atggcggcggtggcggcgggcgcGTCGGGCTCGGCGGCCGGCGCGGCCCCTCAGCAGCAACCGCCGCCTCAGCAGCAGTCGCAGCCGGCAGCGGGTGGCGCGGCGGGTTCCGGGGAAGCGGGcggtggaggcggcggcgggggggcgggtggaggaggaggaggtggcggcggcggcggagctggGCCCGCACCGGGGACGGGGtcgggcggcggcgcggctggGGGGGAGTCGTGGTACCTGGCGTTACTGGGCCTGGCCGAGCACTTCCGCACGTCCAGCCCGCCCAAGGTGCGGCTCTGCGTGCACTGCCTGCAGGCCGTGCTGCCCCGCAAGCCCCCGGCCCGCATGGAGGCCCGCACCCACCTCCAGCTCGGCTCCGTCCTCTACCACCACACCCGCAACGGCGACCAGGCCCGAGGGCACCTGGAGAAGGCG TGGTTGATATCCCAGCAA ATTCCCCAGTTTGAAGATGTTAAATTTGAGGCTGCCAGCCTTCTGTCCGAGCTGTATTGTCAGGAG aattCAGTGGATACAGCAAAACCTCTGTTACGCAAAGCCATCCAGATCTCACAGCAGACTCCCTACTGGCACTGTCGATTGCTTTTTCAACTTGCA caactACATACACTTGAAAAAGATTTAGTATCTGCATGTGACCTTCTTGGAGTTGGAGCAGAATACGCTCGGGTGGTAGGGTCAGAGTACACCAG agcaCTGTTTCTGCTAAGCAAGGGGATG ctCCTTCTCATGGAACGGAAACTGCAGGAGGTGCACCCTCTCCTTACTCTCTGCGGGCAGATAGTTGAGAACTGGCAAGGAAATCCCATCCAGAAGGAGTCGTTGCGCGTGTTCTTCCTGGTCCTGCAGGTCACGCATTACCTGGATGCGGGGCAG GTGAAGAGCGTGAAGCCGTGCCTGAAGCAGCTCCAGCAGTGCATCCAGACCATCTCCACCCTGCACGATGATGAAATCCTGCCCAGCAACCCCGCCGATCTCTTCCACTGGCTGCCCAAGGAGCACATGTGTGTCCTCGTCTACTTG GTGACGGTGATGCATTCCATGCAAGCGGGAtacctggagaaggctcagaaaTACACAGACAAAGCCCTCATGCAGCTGGAGAAGCTAAAAA tGCTGGACTGCAGTCCCATCCTGTCATCTTTCCAAGTGATTTTGTTGGAACACATCATCATGTGCCGGCTCGTCACGGGACACAAAGCCACAGCGTTgcaggag atttcacAAGTCTGTCAGCTCTGCCAGCAGTCCCCCAGGCTCTTCTCCAACCACGCTGCGCAGCTGCACACGCTATTA GGGCTCTACTGCATTTCTGTTAATTGCATGGACAATGCAGAAGCACAATTTACTACAGCACTGAGG CTCACTACACATCAGGAACTGTGGGCATTTATCGTGACAAACCTGGCCAGCGTGTACATCAGGGAAGGCAACCGGCATCAAGAG CTTTACAGCTTATTGGAAAGGATAAATCCGGACCATAATTTCCCTGTGAG CTCTCACTGCCTTCGAGCGGCCGCTTTCTACATCCGAGGCCTGTTCTCCTTCTTTCAAGGAAGATACAACGAGGCCAA GCGATTTTTGCGAGAGACACTGAAAATGTCGAACGCCGAAGACTTGAATCGATTGACGGCGTGTTCTCTCGTGCTCCTGGGTCACATATTCTACGTGTTGGGGAATCACAGG GAAAGTAATAACATGGTGGTACCGGCCATGCAGCTCGCGAGCAAGATCCCGGACATGTCTGTGCAGCTCTGGTCCTCGGCTCTGCTGAGAG aCCTGAACAAAGCCTGCGGGAACGCCATGGACGCGCACGAGGCGGCGCAGATGCATCAGAActtctcccagcagctcctgcaggaccACATCGAGGCGTGCAGTCTGCCAGAACACAACCTCATCACG